The window GGTTGCCTACATGAACCAGGATGCCTTTAATAAAACCATTGAAACTGGTAAAGCTCATTACTGGAGTACCAGCCGCAACCAGCTGTGGTTGAAGGGTGAAAGCTCTGGTCACACCCAGGAAGTGAGAGAAATCTTCACTGACTGTGACCAGGATGCCGTTCTCCTGAAGGTGAAACAGAATGGTGCAGCATGTCATGAAGGATATTACTCCTGTTTCTTCAGGGAAATATCAGATGAAGATGGATTTAAACTTAAAATAGTTAAAGAAAAAGTTTTCGAACCGGAAAACGTTTATGGAGATAAGTAGGATGAGAATTGTTCCAGATACAAGTGTTATAGTGGATGGTAGAATCACCCGCATAGTCCAGGAAGAAGACTACCAGGGATGTGAGGTGATAGTTCCCGAAGCA is drawn from Methanobacterium petrolearium and contains these coding sequences:
- the hisI gene encoding phosphoribosyl-AMP cyclohydrolase, producing the protein MDIPQLNYRHVVNGEKLVIAIAQDYQTGEVLMVAYMNQDAFNKTIETGKAHYWSTSRNQLWLKGESSGHTQEVREIFTDCDQDAVLLKVKQNGAACHEGYYSCFFREISDEDGFKLKIVKEKVFEPENVYGDK